Proteins from a single region of Salipiger sp. H15:
- a CDS encoding IS3 family transposase (programmed frameshift), whose amino-acid sequence MRKSRFSEEQIIGILKEHQAGMGAKELCRKHGVSDGTFYKWRSKYGGMEVSEARRLKALEAENAKLKKMLAEQMLDVATLKEMPGKKLLKPGARRRAVDWAMKEKNYNQRRACALAGIDPRVYRRGSTRPADIKLRERLKELSGERRRFGYRRLHLLLGREGWQVNWKKLYRIYREEGLTVRKRGGRKRAIGTRAPMAIPQGPNQRWSPDFVSDSLSDGRRFRVLCVIDDYSRECLATVVDTSLSGLRVGRELDSIARVRGYPCMVVSDNGTELTSNAILSWQEDRKVEWHYIAPGKPMQNGFVESFNGRLRDECLNEHLFANLRHARELISAWRDDYNHHRPHTSLDGLTPWEYHQRSVKDQTLNRAN is encoded by the exons ATGCGGAAAAGCCGTTTCAGCGAAGAGCAGATCATTGGCATCCTGAAGGAGCACCAAGCCGGCATGGGAGCCAAGGAGCTGTGCCGGAAGCACGGCGTCAGCGATGGCACATTTTACAAGTGGCGCTCGAAGTATGGGGGCATGGAAGTGTCGGAGGCCAGACGGCTGAAGGCGCTTGAGGCCGAGAACGCGAAGCTGAAGAAGATGCTGGCGGAGCAGATGCTCGATGTCGCCACGCTCAAGGAGATGC CTGGGAAAAAACTTCTGAAGCCCGGTGCAAGGCGGCGAGCTGTGGACTGGGCCATGAAAGAGAAGAACTACAACCAGCGGCGGGCTTGTGCATTGGCCGGGATCGACCCGCGTGTCTATCGGCGTGGATCAACCAGGCCTGCAGACATCAAGTTGCGAGAGAGGTTGAAGGAGCTGTCCGGCGAACGGCGGCGCTTCGGCTATCGGCGACTGCACCTCCTGCTGGGCCGAGAAGGCTGGCAGGTGAACTGGAAGAAGCTCTATCGGATCTACCGTGAAGAAGGCCTGACAGTGCGCAAGCGCGGCGGTCGCAAGCGCGCGATCGGAACGAGGGCGCCGATGGCGATCCCGCAGGGGCCGAACCAGCGATGGTCCCCGGACTTCGTCTCGGACAGCCTGTCGGATGGGCGCCGGTTCCGTGTGCTGTGCGTCATCGACGACTACAGCCGGGAATGCCTGGCAACGGTCGTGGACACCTCGCTGTCTGGGCTGCGCGTTGGCCGTGAGCTCGACAGCATCGCTCGGGTGCGCGGCTATCCATGCATGGTGGTCAGCGACAACGGCACGGAGCTGACCTCTAATGCCATTCTGAGTTGGCAGGAAGACCGGAAGGTCGAGTGGCACTACATCGCGCCTGGGAAGCCCATGCAGAACGGCTTCGTCGAGAGCTTCAACGGCCGCCTGCGAGACGAGTGCCTCAACGAGCACCTGTTCGCAAACCTGCGCCACGCCCGGGAGCTGATCTCGGCCTGGCGCGACGACTACAATCACCACCGCCCCCACACGAGCCTCGACGGGCTCACCCCGTGGGAGTATCACCAACGGTCAGTAAAGGACCAAACCCTGAACAGAGCGAACTAA
- a CDS encoding GGDEF domain-containing protein: protein MTPLVLPQATLDALCPMHARIDAEGRVQALGPTLQRVLGTRDGGGRPLSEVFEIFRPRLVTDLPDLLNLAGRRLQLRLAGRGGDTLRGLAQPDASGGAVLDLSFGIGIVEAVRDHALTSSDFSPTDLAIDMLYLVEAKSAAMDASRRLNRRLQGAMLAAEERAYTDPLTGLRNRRAVTQALAGLLRRDAAFALMHVDLDFFKQVNDTLGHGAGDRVLETVARIMLELTRREDTVARIGGDEFVILLVGLTERGRLADLARRLIARLEAPIPLRVATPEPARVSASIGIAVRAAGDAVSARGAETLLEDSDRALYAAKRAGRGRYAFHAPSAVAGASDRRPGAAVREDPEEGSAR, encoded by the coding sequence ATGACACCGCTGGTCCTGCCGCAGGCGACGCTCGACGCGCTCTGCCCGATGCACGCGCGCATCGACGCCGAGGGCAGGGTGCAGGCGCTGGGTCCGACGCTGCAGCGGGTGCTCGGCACGCGCGACGGCGGCGGGCGCCCCCTTTCCGAGGTCTTCGAGATCTTCCGGCCGCGCCTTGTCACCGACCTGCCGGACCTGCTGAACCTCGCGGGGCGGCGGCTGCAGCTGCGGCTCGCGGGGCGGGGCGGCGACACGCTGCGCGGGCTTGCCCAGCCGGACGCCTCCGGCGGCGCGGTGCTCGACCTTTCCTTCGGCATCGGCATCGTCGAGGCGGTGCGGGACCACGCGCTTACCAGCAGCGATTTCTCCCCCACCGACCTTGCCATCGACATGCTCTATCTCGTCGAGGCCAAGTCCGCCGCGATGGACGCGTCGCGCCGGCTGAACCGCCGCCTGCAGGGCGCGATGCTCGCCGCCGAGGAGCGCGCCTATACCGACCCGCTCACCGGGCTACGCAACCGCCGCGCGGTCACCCAGGCCCTCGCCGGGCTGCTCCGGCGCGACGCGGCCTTCGCGCTGATGCACGTGGACCTCGATTTCTTCAAGCAGGTCAACGACACGCTCGGCCATGGCGCCGGCGACCGTGTGCTGGAAACCGTGGCCCGGATCATGCTCGAGCTCACCCGGCGCGAGGACACGGTGGCGCGGATCGGCGGCGACGAGTTCGTGATCCTGCTCGTCGGCCTGACCGAGCGCGGGCGGCTGGCCGATCTGGCAAGGCGACTCATCGCGCGGCTCGAGGCGCCGATTCCCCTCCGCGTCGCGACGCCGGAGCCGGCCCGCGTTTCGGCGAGCATCGGCATCGCGGTGCGCGCCGCGGGAGACGCGGTCTCGGCGCGCGGGGCCGAGACGCTGCTCGAGGACTCCGACCGCGCGCTCTACGCCGCCAAGCGCGCCGGGCGCGGGCGCTACGCCTTTCACGCCCCCTCGGCGGTCGCCGGAGCCTCGGATCGCAGGCCGGGCGCGGCGGTCCGGGAGGACCCTGAAGAGGGTTCCGCAAGGTGA
- a CDS encoding tyrosine-type recombinase/integrase — protein sequence MQKLLGWRDPVIDKVLQICLLSGMRAGEAAGLLRDDLRSKGNLGWFFHVRPNQQRLLKTASAERMVPMHPALQPVLTDLPSAGPLFPTLTVNDITKRFAVMRKKLDLERPGLVLHSTRKWFITQCERTGVPEHFTVSIVGHKSARSENGITYGIYSAGISDEQKRNIVDQIRLPAGCVP from the coding sequence GTGCAAAAGCTCTTGGGCTGGCGAGACCCCGTCATCGACAAGGTGCTGCAGATCTGCCTGCTGTCAGGGATGCGTGCCGGGGAGGCCGCTGGGCTTCTACGGGATGACCTCCGCTCCAAGGGGAACCTTGGTTGGTTCTTCCATGTCCGACCGAACCAGCAACGGCTCCTGAAGACTGCGTCTGCTGAGCGGATGGTGCCCATGCACCCGGCCCTTCAGCCGGTGCTCACGGACCTTCCCTCTGCTGGCCCGTTATTCCCCACCCTGACGGTGAACGACATCACCAAGCGGTTCGCAGTCATGCGGAAGAAGCTGGACCTCGAACGTCCAGGGCTCGTGCTCCACTCCACCCGGAAGTGGTTCATCACCCAGTGCGAGCGGACGGGGGTGCCTGAGCACTTCACGGTCAGCATCGTTGGGCACAAGTCAGCCCGATCGGAGAATGGCATCACCTACGGCATCTACTCCGCAGGTATCTCCGACGAGCAGAAGCGGAACATCGTGGATCAGATCAGACTGCCAGCGGGGTGCGTCCCATGA
- a CDS encoding IS5 family transposase (programmed frameshift) yields MSDLFWLTDAQMARLAPFFPKPHGKPRVDDRRVLSGIIFINRNGLRWRDAPIEYGPHKTLYSRWKRWSEKGIFARMMAGLAAEHGEEKTVMIDATYLKAHRTATSMAGKKGGRGRLIGRTKGGMNTKLHAICDSQGRPIDLFVTAGQVSDYIGARALLSGLPNVKWLIGDRGYDADWFREALQNKGIRACIPGRKKRKKPVKYDKRRYKRRNRIEIMFGRLKDWRRVATRYDRCPKVFLSAVALAALVIYWL; encoded by the exons ATGAGCGATCTCTTCTGGCTGACCGACGCGCAGATGGCACGCCTGGCCCCTTTCTTCCCCAAGCCTCATGGTAAGCCTCGGGTCGATGATAGACGGGTTTTGAGTGGGATTATCTTCATCAATCGCAATGGCTTGCGTTGGCGAGATGCGCCGATTGAGTATGGTCCGCACAAGACGCTTTACAGCCGGTGGAAGCGGTGGAGCGAGAAAGGCATCTTCGCGCGGATGATGGCAGGTCTGGCCGCTGAGCACGGCGAAGAGAAGACCGTGATGATCGACGCGACATATCTCAAGGCCCATCGAACGGCGACCAGCATGGCCG GCAAAAAAGGGGGGCGCGGTCGCCTGATCGGTCGAACCAAAGGCGGCATGAACACCAAGCTGCACGCCATCTGCGACAGTCAGGGGCGACCGATCGACTTGTTCGTCACCGCCGGACAGGTCAGCGATTACATCGGCGCGCGCGCGTTGCTCAGCGGCCTACCAAACGTCAAATGGCTGATCGGGGATCGTGGCTATGACGCTGATTGGTTCAGAGAAGCGCTGCAGAACAAAGGGATACGCGCCTGTATCCCAGGCCGAAAGAAACGCAAAAAGCCGGTCAAATACGACAAACGCCGATACAAGCGGCGCAATCGCATCGAGATCATGTTCGGAAGGCTCAAGGACTGGAGGCGTGTGGCCACCCGATATGACCGGTGCCCGAAGGTCTTCCTTTCGGCCGTCGCCCTAGCCGCCCTCGTCATCTACTGGTTATGA
- a CDS encoding periplasmic heavy metal sensor, translated as MTNDASQTPDQGPVAPKAGRSPLWMRGLLLASLALNLGVAGVVAGGLLRHGGPEHGGPPRGRDFITPYTQAFSQDERRELGRKLFSSFEGRQGERPRPNPFSSYRGTLDLLRAEPFDSAAFAEVLTAQDARAAERQKVGQQVLVDYVSSMTPEARAAYADRLELELDELARRLPRKPPRD; from the coding sequence ATGACGAACGACGCTTCCCAAACGCCGGACCAGGGGCCCGTGGCCCCGAAGGCGGGACGCTCGCCGCTCTGGATGCGCGGGCTGCTGCTGGCCTCGCTGGCGCTGAACCTCGGCGTGGCCGGGGTGGTGGCGGGCGGGCTGCTGCGCCACGGCGGCCCCGAGCATGGCGGCCCGCCGCGCGGGCGCGACTTCATCACCCCCTACACGCAGGCCTTCTCGCAGGACGAGCGGCGCGAGCTGGGGCGCAAGCTCTTCAGTTCCTTCGAGGGTCGGCAGGGCGAGCGGCCGCGGCCGAACCCGTTCAGCTCGTACCGCGGCACGCTGGACCTGCTCCGCGCCGAGCCCTTCGACAGCGCTGCTTTCGCGGAGGTGCTGACCGCGCAGGACGCCCGCGCCGCCGAGCGGCAGAAGGTGGGCCAGCAGGTGCTGGTCGACTACGTGTCCTCGATGACGCCCGAGGCGCGTGCCGCCTACGCCGACCGGCTCGAGCTGGAGCTCGACGAGCTGGCACGCCGCCTGCCGCGCAAGCCGCCGCGGGACTGA
- a CDS encoding HAD family hydrolase — protein sequence MSPVLRADAVLFDKDGTLFDFTRTWGAWAQEVMHDLAGGDAALVAAMARELRFDLATGSFLKDSPVIAGTSREAADCLARGLGRADSAALEGYLSEAAARAPLAEAVPLAPLLDALRGAGLRLGVMTNDNEAVALAHLRQAGVGDRFDFVAGFDSGHGAKPSPAPLLAFAEALGLPPGRVVMVGDSTHDLQAGRAAGMMTVAVLTGLAGAEELRPLADAVLPDIGHLPDWLSAVPA from the coding sequence ATGAGCCCGGTCCTGCGCGCCGACGCGGTACTGTTCGACAAGGACGGCACGCTCTTCGATTTCACCCGCACCTGGGGCGCCTGGGCGCAAGAGGTCATGCACGACCTTGCCGGCGGCGACGCGGCGCTGGTCGCGGCCATGGCGCGCGAGCTGCGCTTCGACCTCGCGACCGGGAGCTTCCTCAAGGACAGCCCGGTGATCGCCGGCACCAGCCGCGAGGCGGCGGACTGCCTGGCCCGCGGCCTCGGCAGGGCGGATTCGGCGGCGCTCGAGGGCTACCTCTCCGAGGCGGCCGCGCGCGCGCCGCTCGCCGAGGCAGTGCCGCTGGCGCCGCTGCTCGACGCGCTGCGCGGCGCGGGGCTGCGGCTCGGCGTGATGACCAACGACAACGAGGCCGTGGCGCTCGCGCACCTGCGCCAGGCGGGGGTCGGCGATCGGTTCGACTTCGTCGCGGGCTTCGACAGCGGCCATGGCGCCAAGCCCTCGCCGGCGCCGCTGCTGGCCTTCGCCGAGGCGCTCGGCCTGCCGCCGGGGCGGGTGGTCATGGTCGGCGACAGCACCCACGACCTGCAGGCCGGGCGTGCGGCGGGGATGATGACCGTCGCCGTGCTGACCGGCCTGGCCGGAGCGGAGGAGCTGCGTCCCCTCGCCGATGCGGTGCTGCCCGACATCGGCCACCTGCCGGACTGGTTGTCGGCGGTGCCGGCCTGA
- a CDS encoding DUF6538 domain-containing protein, protein MSARIRYAYLKGQTWLYRRNYPKEVAVLLGQQALKQSLKTGDVKVARQRAAEVNARYDEMVQAAISGASALPVSKAGSGDWARPTEAALAKLRAALLCVEPSSYVEEDRISPTVENSVRRYLMLRQGQLRHGGFKSVRYSLELFQSKFGDLKLTELYRAEGRLFLSLISGLSPYVGKSEHTRGLSLDALVTWSRKGSARICGRTQRRIWSQVNHWLDWCVYEAEVDSNPFTSVRFEAKVQPKPYAVPTDA, encoded by the coding sequence ATGTCTGCTCGAATTCGCTATGCCTATCTCAAGGGTCAGACTTGGCTTTACAGGCGGAACTATCCCAAGGAAGTCGCTGTCCTGCTCGGGCAGCAAGCGCTCAAGCAGTCCCTGAAGACCGGGGACGTCAAGGTCGCTCGCCAACGGGCTGCCGAGGTGAATGCCCGCTACGACGAGATGGTCCAGGCGGCCATATCTGGCGCCTCAGCTCTGCCGGTCAGCAAAGCGGGCAGTGGTGACTGGGCAAGACCCACAGAGGCCGCCCTCGCGAAGCTCCGGGCCGCTCTGCTATGCGTTGAGCCAAGCAGCTACGTGGAGGAGGATCGGATCAGCCCCACTGTCGAGAACAGTGTTCGGCGGTACCTCATGCTGCGGCAGGGTCAACTCAGACACGGCGGCTTCAAGAGCGTCCGGTATTCCCTGGAGCTCTTCCAGTCGAAGTTCGGGGACTTGAAGCTGACCGAGCTGTACAGGGCTGAGGGTCGTCTATTCCTCTCGCTGATCTCGGGGCTCAGCCCCTATGTCGGCAAGTCAGAGCACACGCGCGGACTCTCCTTGGATGCCTTGGTCACGTGGTCTCGAAAGGGCAGTGCCAGGATCTGCGGTCGCACCCAGCGCCGGATATGGTCTCAGGTGAACCACTGGCTCGACTGGTGCGTCTACGAGGCGGAGGTGGACAGCAACCCCTTCACCTCTGTGCGCTTCGAAGCCAAGGTTCAGCCGAAGCCTTACGCGGTACCCACGGATGCCTAG
- a CDS encoding DUF3572 domain-containing protein, whose protein sequence is MIGRDEAELIGLQATAWLAANDELLPVFLGATGASGDDFRTGLSDPGFQGAVLDFLLMDDAWVRGFCDTAGLAYDLPFQARQHLPGGGEVHWT, encoded by the coding sequence ATGATCGGGCGTGACGAGGCGGAGTTGATCGGGTTGCAGGCCACGGCCTGGCTGGCCGCGAACGACGAGCTGCTTCCGGTCTTCCTCGGCGCCACCGGCGCCTCGGGGGACGATTTCCGCACGGGCCTGTCGGACCCGGGCTTCCAGGGCGCGGTGCTCGATTTCCTGCTGATGGACGACGCCTGGGTGCGCGGCTTCTGCGACACGGCGGGGCTGGCCTACGACCTGCCGTTCCAGGCGCGCCAGCACCTGCCCGGCGGCGGCGAGGTGCACTGGACATGA
- a CDS encoding diguanylate cyclase — MAGRILIVEGTAGQRILLRARLTSAFYRVAAADSGAEALRLIADRCPDLVIAAADLPDMCSSSFCTRLRALPDHAETPLVLLSEEDRQDERLALLAVGADDVIARQVEDILLLARLRSLMGRSHAQDELRLRDDTKRALGLSESPRGFQRPARVAMISLDPALDPGGLAARLRIGLGAQVQITEPGRLLHHAAPAAEVVVLVDTGAAPGSGLALLAQLRTARAQRRAALVYVTAPGQDEIAARALDLGADDLLRNGADPLELELRLPRLVNLARRADRHRAALRTGLRAAVIDPLTGLYNRRYALPQLARMAQQAARLGRPLALLVADLDHFKQVNDLWGHSVGDHVLTTTAQTLSRGLRDCDLVARLGGEEFLIALADTGPEAARNRAHALCDAVARQSLRLPDGLGGRRTAAPTISIGLTVIAPGMETVETALRRADAALYAAKKAGRNRAHLSDPAVLPPQPAAELAARSGDEGPEPAAADQSRGGLRGRRRASSSSSSSSRSA; from the coding sequence ATGGCAGGACGCATCCTCATCGTCGAAGGCACCGCCGGCCAGCGCATCCTGCTGCGCGCGCGGCTGACCTCGGCCTTTTACCGGGTGGCCGCCGCGGACAGCGGCGCCGAGGCGCTGCGGCTGATCGCCGACCGCTGCCCCGACCTCGTGATCGCCGCCGCCGATCTTCCGGACATGTGCAGCAGCAGCTTCTGCACCCGGCTGCGCGCGCTGCCGGACCATGCCGAAACGCCGCTGGTGCTGCTGAGCGAGGAGGACCGGCAGGACGAGCGGCTCGCGCTGCTCGCCGTCGGGGCGGATGACGTGATCGCCCGGCAGGTCGAGGACATCCTGCTGCTCGCCCGCCTGCGCAGCCTGATGGGCCGCAGCCACGCCCAGGACGAGCTGCGCCTGCGCGACGACACCAAGCGCGCGCTCGGGCTGTCCGAATCGCCGCGCGGATTCCAGCGCCCGGCGCGCGTCGCGATGATCTCGCTGGACCCGGCGCTCGACCCCGGCGGCCTTGCGGCGCGGCTGCGGATCGGGCTCGGCGCGCAGGTCCAGATCACCGAGCCCGGGCGCCTGCTGCACCACGCCGCCCCCGCGGCCGAGGTGGTGGTGCTGGTCGACACCGGCGCGGCTCCGGGCAGCGGCCTCGCGCTGCTCGCCCAGCTGCGCACGGCCCGCGCGCAGCGCCGCGCCGCGCTGGTCTATGTCACCGCTCCCGGCCAGGACGAGATCGCCGCCCGCGCCCTCGACCTCGGCGCCGACGACCTGCTGCGCAACGGCGCGGATCCGCTGGAGCTCGAGCTGCGGCTGCCGCGGCTGGTCAACCTCGCCCGGCGCGCCGACCGCCACCGCGCGGCGTTGCGCACCGGACTGCGGGCGGCGGTGATCGACCCGCTCACCGGGCTCTACAACCGGCGCTACGCCCTGCCCCAGCTCGCGCGCATGGCGCAGCAGGCGGCGCGGCTCGGCCGGCCGCTGGCGCTGCTGGTCGCCGATCTCGACCACTTCAAGCAGGTCAACGACCTCTGGGGGCATTCGGTGGGAGACCACGTGCTGACCACCACGGCGCAGACCCTGTCGCGCGGCCTGCGCGACTGCGATCTCGTCGCCCGGCTCGGCGGGGAGGAGTTCCTCATCGCGCTGGCCGACACCGGGCCCGAGGCCGCGCGGAACCGCGCCCATGCGCTCTGCGATGCCGTGGCCCGGCAGTCGCTGCGGCTGCCCGACGGTCTCGGCGGGCGGCGCACCGCCGCCCCGACGATCAGCATCGGTCTCACCGTGATCGCCCCGGGGATGGAAACGGTCGAGACCGCCCTGCGCCGGGCCGATGCCGCGCTCTACGCGGCCAAGAAGGCCGGGCGCAACCGGGCGCACCTGTCGGACCCGGCCGTGCTTCCGCCGCAGCCCGCTGCGGAGCTTGCCGCGCGGTCCGGCGACGAGGGGCCGGAGCCCGCGGCCGCGGATCAGTCCCGCGGCGGCTTGCGCGGCAGGCGGCGTGCCAGCTCGTCGAGCTCCAGCTCGAGCCGGTCGGCGTAG
- a CDS encoding heme NO-binding domain-containing protein, whose amino-acid sequence MHGLVARTLQGFVLDTYGRECWDRIAEAARLDLPGFEAMLDYEAQLIGRVLATAEAELHKPRAAMLEDIGTYLMTHPHNERLRRLMRYGGEDFIDFLHSLEELPGRARLAVPDLDLPPLELTEAAPRRFSLLCRCGGPTRRGYSHVLAGVLRAMADDYGALILLDLDLDPDQGDGPAGAELIRITVIETAYAEGRSFDLGAHGAGRRK is encoded by the coding sequence ATGCACGGACTGGTCGCGCGCACCCTGCAGGGCTTCGTGCTGGATACCTATGGGCGGGAGTGCTGGGACAGGATCGCCGAGGCCGCCCGGCTCGACTTGCCGGGATTCGAGGCGATGCTCGACTACGAGGCGCAGCTCATCGGCCGCGTGCTGGCGACCGCAGAGGCAGAGCTGCACAAGCCCCGCGCCGCCATGCTCGAGGACATCGGCACCTACCTGATGACCCATCCCCACAACGAACGCCTGCGGCGGCTCATGCGCTACGGCGGCGAGGATTTCATCGACTTCCTGCACTCGCTCGAGGAACTGCCCGGACGGGCGCGGCTCGCGGTCCCCGATCTCGACCTGCCGCCGCTCGAGTTGACCGAGGCTGCACCGCGCCGCTTCTCGCTGCTCTGCCGCTGCGGCGGGCCGACGCGCCGGGGTTATTCCCATGTGCTGGCGGGGGTGCTGAGGGCGATGGCGGACGATTACGGCGCGCTGATCCTGCTCGACCTCGACCTCGACCCCGACCAGGGCGACGGGCCGGCGGGAGCCGAGCTGATCCGGATCACGGTGATCGAGACGGCCTATGCCGAGGGTCGGAGCTTCGATCTCGGGGCGCATGGCGCGGGGCGGCGGAAATGA